From Prionailurus viverrinus isolate Anna chromosome B2, UM_Priviv_1.0, whole genome shotgun sequence, the proteins below share one genomic window:
- the LOC125166417 gene encoding LOW QUALITY PROTEIN: protein PBMUCL2-like (The sequence of the model RefSeq protein was modified relative to this genomic sequence to represent the inferred CDS: deleted 2 bases in 1 codon; substituted 1 base at 1 genomic stop codon) → MKRRNCSATSLLLLLLLLLGGSELCGXINFEEDAKAPGPAETGVGIRGEKRSWDSGRASREQSYGIRTSQNVSTKDPVGSPDDSQTKEKYTSDDLRTIEDYTTEHMVTPEDYTSVDVGATQDSTTIDLGITKDPTTIQRPPRTLPLDLGTTDYYTTIDPGTTENYGTVDPETTENYTTTGPGTTDCRPRTTKDYSTVDLGTTDDYFTEDLRVTKCYFTTDLGSTKEYFTADPGTTEEYITDDLATSEDHVIEGPGITEDYTTKHLDIPEDYISSGLGAASSTPLNIQTLILREQIQ, encoded by the exons atgaaaagaagaaactgcTCTGCCACATCCCTTCTCCTGCTACTCCTGCTTCTACTTGGGGGCTCAGAATTGTGTGGGTGAATTAACTTTGAAGAAGATGCAAAGGCTCCT GGGCCTGCAGAAACAGGGGTTGGGATCCGTGGAGAAAAAAGATCCTGGGACTCAGGCAGGGCCAGTCGTGAGCAAAGCTATGGAATAA GAACAAGCCAAAATGTTTCTACTAAGGACCCAGTGGGTAGCCCTGATGACtcacagacaaaagaaaaatataccagTGATGACCTGAGGACCATTGAGGACTACACTACTGAACACATGGTGACCCCTGAGGACTACACCTCTGTAGATGTAGGGGCCACCCAGGACTCTACCACTATAGATCTGGGGATCACCAAGGACCCTACCACT ATTCAGAGACCACCGAGGACTCTACCATTAGACCTAGGGACCACTGATTACTATACCACTATAGATCCAGGGACCACTGAGAACTATGGCACTGTAGATCCAGAGACCACAGAGAACTACACCACTACAGGTCCAGGGACCACTGACTGCAGACCAAGGACCACCAAGGACTATAGCACTGTAGATCTGGGGACCACAGATGACTATTTCACTGAAGACCTGAGGGTCACCAAGTGCTATTTCACTACAGACCTGGGGTCCACCAAGGAGTACTTCACTGCAGACCCAGGGACCACAGAGGAGTATATCACTGATGACCTGGCGACCAGTGAGGATCATGTCATTGAGGGCCCGGGCATCACCGAAGATTACACCACTAAACACCTGGATATACCTGAGGACTACATTTCTTCAGGCCTGGGAGCAGCAAGCTCTACACCACTAAACATCCAGACACTCATCCTGAGGGAACAGATTCAGTAA
- the CB2H6orf15 gene encoding LOW QUALITY PROTEIN: uncharacterized protein C6orf15 homolog (The sequence of the model RefSeq protein was modified relative to this genomic sequence to represent the inferred CDS: substituted 1 base at 1 genomic stop codon): protein MQGCMVGSRALLGLLLLICLHFPGFFAXSIGAVEKKVLQDLGTSLPLLEQPSLTSHSNSELPQPKPDPGLNDLTSVPLKPNASPSDGSQPERGSGVQRWPPTEELPSMDPWPSEDRWQMRAAATEDYVGEVLPEKLSFLPGAVALPLGRSLLPAGSSARSTGPVPEALHLHQDSKSRWPLHSNVLGAQREILAQCPPSLINRIQQPLLPGHPWGTLNPGVSWGGGGPGTGWGTRPMPHLVGIWGINSQYPSTSWGNLNRYPGTSWGNLNWYPGGSWGNIHLRPVINNQFPPRVLHPTGFSWNIPAGFPSPQNPGSQWG from the exons ATGCAGGGCTGCATGGTGGGGAGCAGGGCTCTTCTGGGCCTCCTTCTTCTGATCTGTCTTCATTTCCCAG gCTTCTTTGCCTGAAGCATTGGTGCAGTGGAGAAGAAAGTTCTCCAAGACTTGGGAACCAGCTTACCTCTGCTTGAGCAACCTTCCTTGACCAGCCACTCCAACTCTGAACTTCCTCAGCCAAAGCCAGACCCTGGGCTAAATGATTTAACAAGTGTTCCTCTGAAGCCCAATGCTTCTCCATCAGATGGCTCCCAACCTGAAAGAGGTTCTGGGGTTCAGAGGTGGCCCCCAACTGAGGAGCTGCCCTCCATGGATCCCTGGCCCTCTGAGGATCGTTGGCAGATGAGGGCTGCTGCCACTGAGGATTACGTGGGGGAAGTGCTGCCTGAAAAACTGTCTTTCCTTCCTGGTGCTGTTGCCCTCCCTCTGGGCAGAAGTCTTTTGCCTGCAGGGTCCTCTGCACGCTCCACAGGCCCAGTACCTGAGGCTCTACACCTCCACCAGGACTCTAAGTCTAGATGGCCACTCCATTCTAATGTGCTGGGAGCCCAGAGAGAAATCCTTGCCCAATGCCCACCTTCTCTTATTAACAGGATTCAACAGCCACTGCTGCCTGGGCATCCCTGGGGAACCCTAAATCCAGGTGTGTCCTGGGGAGGTGGAGGTCCTGGAACTGGATGGGGAACAAGGCCCATGCCACACCTTGTAGGAATCTGGGGTATCAATAGTCAATACCCAAGTACTAGCTGGGGGAATCTTAACCGGTATCCAGGTACTAGCTGGGGAAATCTTAACTGGTATCCAGGAGGCAGCTGGGGGAATATTCATCTACGCCCAGTTATTAATAATCAGTTTCCTCCCAGAGTTCTCCATCCTACTGGCTTTTCTTGGAACATCCCAGCTGGCTTCCCCAGTCCTCAAAACCCTGGGTCACAGTGGGGTTAA
- the CDSN gene encoding corneodesmosin, protein MGSSRAPQMGRVGGQGMMALLLAGLLLPGTLAKSIGTFSDPCKDLRITSPNDPCLIGKSGSSSFSGHSGSSSSSSSISGSSGSSGSSGGGPSGSGVSSGGSSGSSVAQGGSSGSSLFKPGTGYSQISYSSGSSSSQSGSSSSQSGSSSSSSQSGSGSSQPGSGSALPISGDSSRLLISSSQSGEGSSSSVSQTSWISSSGGERVNSNLRPCSSDVSDSPCSGGPIVSHSGSYISSSHSVSGGQRPVVVVVEQHGSGGPGLAQGSPCSSGGLPGKPCPPITSVDKSYGSYEVVGGSSDSYLVPGMTYSGGKIYPVGYFTKDNPVKGSPGVPSFAAGPPISEGKYFSSNPIIPSHSSSSSNIYPSGASSAIVFQPVGSGGVQPCGVGSKGPCSLSSSGVHSSSSVSSSSSFHPCGGVSQGPCSPPGTGSFSGSSSSQSSGKIILHPCGNKSSSSGHPCISVSSSTLSGGPDGSPQPDPSAGAKPCGSSSSGKIPCRSIRDILAQVKPLGPQLADPEVFLPQGEVLDSP, encoded by the exons ATGGGCTCCTCGCGGGCACCCCAGATGGGGCGTGTGGGAGGGCAAGGAATGATGGCATTGCTGCTGGCTGGTCTCCTCCTGCCAG GGACCTTGGCTAAGAGCATCGGGACCTTCTCAGACCCCTGCAAGGACTTGCGTATCACCTCCCCCAATGACCCCTGTCTCATTGGGAAGAGTGGTTCCAGTAGCTTCAGTGGCCACAGTGGCTCCAGCAGCTCCAGCAGTTCCATTTCCGGTTCCAGTGGCTCCAGTGGCAGCTCTGGTGGTGGCCCCAGTGGTTCTGGTGTTTCCAGTGGTGGCTCCAGCGGATCCAGTGTCGCCCAGGGTGGTTCTTCAGGATCTTCGTTATTTAAGCCAGGAACAGGGTATTCCCAGATCAGCTACTCCTCAGGATCCAGCTCCTCCCAGTCGGGAAGCAGCTCCTCCCAAtcaggaagcagcagcagctccTCCCAGTCGGGAAGCGGCAGTTCCCAGCCAGGGTCTGGCTCAGCTCTACCAATCAGTGGTGATTCTTCCCGCTTACTAATAAGCTCTTCCCAGTCTGGAGAAGGCTCAAGCTCATCTGTTTCCCAAACTTCCTGGATATCCAGTAGCGGTGGCGAAAGAGTCAACTCTAACTTACGCCCTTGTAGTTCAGATGTCTCCGACTCTCCCTGCAGTGGGGGGCCCATCGTCTCACACTCAGGCTCCTACATCTCCAGCTCCCACTCCGTGTCAGGGGGTCAAAggccagtggtggtggtggtggagcaGCATGGCTCTGGTGGCCCTGGATTGGCTCAAGGTTCCCCCTGTAGCAGTGGTGGCCTTCCAGGCAAGCCCTGCCCCCCTATCACCTCTGTAGACAAATCCTATGGCAGCTATGAGGTGGTGGGTGGCTCCTCTGACAGTTATCTGGTCCCAGGCATGACGTACAGTGGGGGCAAAATCTACCCTGTGGGCTACTTCACCAAAGATAATCCTGTCAAAGGCTCTCCAGGGGTCCCCTCCTTTGCAGCTGGGCCCCCCATCTCTGAGGGCAAATACTTCTCCAGCAATCCCATCATCCCCAGCCACAGCTCTTCTAGTTCCAACATCTACCCATCAGGAGCTTCCTCGGCTATTGTGTTCCAGCCAGTGGGCTCTGGTGGGGTTCAGCCTTGTGGTGTTGGCTCTAAGgggccctgctccctctccaGTTCTGGAGTCCACAGCAGTTCTAGCGTTTCCAGCAGTTCATCCTTCCATCCCTGTGGCGGTGTTTCACAGGGGCCCTGCTCCCCACCAGGCACTGGCTCCTTTAGTGGCAGCTCCAGCTCCCAATCCAGTGGCAAAATCATCCTTCATCCCTGTGGCAACAAGTCCAGCTCTTCTGGTCACCCTTgcatttctgtctcctcctcaacATTGAGTGGGGGTCCCGATGGTTCTCCCCAACCTGATCCTTCAGCTGGTGCCAAGCCCTGTGGCTCCAGCAGCTCTGGAAAGATCCCCTGCCGATCCATCCGGGACATCCTGGCCCAAGTGAAGCCTCTGGGACCCCAGCTAGCTGACCCTGAAGTTTTCTTACCCCAAGGAGAGGTACTTGACAGTCCATAA